In Miscanthus floridulus cultivar M001 chromosome 8, ASM1932011v1, whole genome shotgun sequence, the sequence ccaGTGCATACGGaaaggaacataagataactatgcttccaatgaggagatcagtgatagttaagaccccagaaggagaagtgaaggcaaaccgcatatgcccaagagttagtcttaacatcaaaggagtaaaatttgaagcaaaccttattgtaatAGAGTtggtggacattgatgttattcttggaataggatggctatctgcttgtaaaggagtgatcaagtatgcccagcactcggtgcttctaaccacaccgtcaggagaaagaattgagtatgaaggtattcagcctatACCTAAGGACAATATGGATAAGAACAGAAAGGagatctcaccagagtcagaattggaaagcaatcaacatttgagttctattACATCATCACATCCAACTTCAATCCCTGGTcagttaaactcagactctaaagaattagaagtttctcaagctaaggttactccactctttccacctaaggtatgcatagatgggtggacaatcacctacatggagtttcaaccccaaaagatcaagcgagctaaaaagcggtccaaacaaacaaagatgaacttacagagtcagcaagctgacaatactctaagcaacaattctatggagtatgacatcactaaagatccaactaagaggaagtgttatcattgccagtaggaaggacattatgttaaatcttgcccacagaagaatcaacaattatgccatggaggtagccaGAGTTAGGTCAATACAGGACTACCACCAACAAGTGATCGTGACACACAATAcaaaggaagcccatgatgaaattgataTAGTGGATGACGTGTCACTCCCATGTGAGAGATGTCCTtgtaatcatgccatttttaagaattaggaatttgtgccccttatgtaataaaaacgatagtatcgcaagttgagtcaatgaatgAGTTGTGCATTTTAAGtgctttgttgatttgtcattatgtttatgcttgttttgcatctttgtaatgattgcaatgatcttgttgggtgttcccgcaatttcatttagttcataggtttaaggtataaggattaatgaaataaatagttgggttacggtTTTATTCTGTTTTACTTATCCCGTCTTTGGAGCtgcctgtctttatcggttcatatctctgattttggacgctCAAAAACCCTAAAGAAATCCtgaacaacagtagacttcaatcacaagatgatgcaagatATACTTTGGTATTCCCTACcttaccttatcttaaggggggtagtcaagttgaagaattggtaagatgaagtatcatatgtTCAAGTTTGCACAACGGAAATCAGAGTGCGCagtggaagcgtggtggtactcaaggatgtaagagagaactcagagtttcaatgagttttggttagaagtccaagaaaggtctatccaagaccagcaagatgttgataaagttaccgaagaagcttttaagttagtttgaatCAAGAGACTTTagccaagtgtttgaaggagtctaagaggtcaaagtaaaacctaagtattagctttgttagatcaggacaagagctttgtatctacaataatgcatcttgtgaagatGTAGGATATGTCCTtataagcatgagttgaactaacctatcatctggagttatccattgcgatgcatggaagtaccatcttcttgaaggtaaaagtaatacctaggaggatcacaagaatatataggacatcttcaccaagttagtCTTTGAGCTTGTAATAACctcattggaatgagattgattatgacttggaaaagtgctatcacttcaagaaTCGAAGTCATGactgatgcccttagcaacggagaattgtgctaagaaggtttggatgacactaaggattaagagttgtattcccagttcgagcaacttcaccaagatcatcaatgttttgaagattggttgtAGATCATCTTTCGAACCAAGAACATAAGGAAGCTCAATTAGAAagtgaacatatgaggaaagagaattatggcctagagattagggttacctgagagttgttcaaggtacctgtcaaaattttggaattagttaggcaaattacttagagtaagggcaacaggtatgcaaaagtaaagtggatctttatcaagacgatggaactgcacgaggaagtaaagaagaatccaaggacggagtatttctatctcttagtcgacgtcttccgaatctcgaggacgagattcatcttaaggggggtagaattgtaacaccctaaaatttacctcttttaaaatagagctaaaatgatttatttacgaatttttgtgcacatgaaatataggaaaataaaaaaaatttcattaaattaaaatacatcataaggtagcaacatgtttgagcatacatgccattacgTTGGCTTttatttgattgagtggttttaattgaaaagtcaaaatagttaaaattgcttttgaaatgaaattaaaagtggctttgaaataaaagaaaagaaaaattgataataagaggatttaaaaagaaatggaaaagtttatttttggaaacttcccaaaaattggttcatctatgttggaattagaaagtatattgaaatcatatttatgcttgatttggttcatatttgaaatggttttgaattaagaaaagaaatagatttggaaaagaatttgattttgaaaatcCTTCCTTCCTTCATTTTTAGCCCAGCTCTGGATTTGGCCCAGTTTCCCCTCCTCGGCCCTGGCCTGCTGGCGGCCCAGCCCCCTCTTCCTCATCTCCCGCGCGCGGCCTTCCCGCGTGGCCCGCTCGGCCTGCTCTGCGCAGCGGCCCGTTGCTCACGCTTGCCTCCTCTTCGCGTCACCGTGCGGCCCAGCTTCCCCCCCCGCGGCCGCTTCGGCCCTTCACCGTGCGCCTACGCCGCCCGAACGAGCCGTCCGCTCCCTCTCGCTGCGACTTGGCCCCATCCGTCAGCCACACCGCAAGCCGTTTTCTTCCCCGCTGCGACGCTGGCCCACCTGACAGCGTCTccctttctttcctttcttcttcctcgcgTTTCCTTTTCTTTCCCTGCTCTTTCCTTCCGTCATCCCGCCGCTGGCACTGCAACGACGGCAAGTCGCCGGTCCTCCACGCAAGCAAGGAAGGAAACCAATCCCGCCCGAatgccccgctccccttccatctACCGTAGCCCCACCGCCTATAAGACCCGAGCCGAGCCCTCCCCTCTGCCCCTTCCTCCGTTCGTCCGAGCTCCAGTCACCATCGCCGCGGTAATAAGTCGACCACCGCCTCGAACCCCATCGCCGACGTGTCGATGATCTCCGCCGTATTCCTCCGCGCTCGTAGGTACCTCCGTATCTCGGTTTTGTCACGGTTTGCTCGGATTCAACCTCACCcgtgccctccctctctctccagatCGCCGCCGCCATCAACCGTGCCTTCGGAGGCCTTACAGACGCCGCGACCCCCACCGTTAGACTCACGGTGAGCTTCTCCATCTTCCTGTTCTCTCCGTCGTCGTTTTGTGCCCTAGGCCACCGTAACAGAGAGCACagccaccgccggccatggcgccctcgcCGGAGACGAGGTGCAGCCGCCGGTATCACCCGCACGCGCTCTGGCGCCGTCAGATCTAGACGGGCGGCCAGGATTAGCCCGTACCGCTTCGGTACatgaccggtccaccgtggacccgtgCACCCAGTCCACGGTGACGCGTCAGCCGGTCCACTGAGCCACGTCGTGCACCGCACCAATCCCCGGCCGCCACGCGTCAGCACAGTCAGCAGCCGAGTCAAACCCCCAGTCAAAGCCGCGCCCGTTTTGCAGATTAGCCCCCGGAGTTTTAAGAAATTAACCCGCAGTCCGTGGCAGTTCAAAAGAATTACAAATCCgtcctgtttttattcagttAGGACCCtgtaaattctagaaatagtatgcctagtccaaaatacgtttaaattcagatttttaattgttttaattcaaaattgagttcaaatatttacaggaatgccactgaatcttatttcatgcgtaacttttgcgttttaagtccgatttgatccattcaaattgcgttaggatcgtatttacattATCTACGTGTTTAcactactgttaggcatgttttcaacacttgaaattcatgagtagatttaatctattatttaattaaagcaaaacttgtttaaatcataacttattcattctaactccgaaatagtccgttcaagttgcgtttgtttcgtaacgacgagatctacgtattagtaatgatgtttactatattactatttcataaaaatcatagtttaaatcatatcttgattaaaggtTTTGCAACTGGGTTTTACACATAAAATATGatctgttttacttttgttttataaatctaaagttgacttaatataatctatattatttataaaatatattttgtatatgaattcatatagttaacataaatgaagcctatagtttatttttccacatataaggcaaatctctcggtagttgtaacttttcaaccgtagcttcgattagcgtgcctctcgtgactgtgtgttcgtagcgatgcgtagaatcgtgtttcaaactcttttacttatttatctatgattgatgtactgttctcatatattcttatttgtatgccatgtatggatgtttgtgtggtgatatatggttcagtcaatcggtgaggtttacgtggtgattaagaagcagttctctgaagactagaagctgagaattggaagcagaagtttgaaagtggaatactaaaggcttttgagcgtattgctttgggggaaaaacaagttaaggcaagtatagcatgggactatccttgttacctattcacatttaaacacttaattcatattgcatgtgtctaccttgttaccattaaggatatcctagatatttgatatcttgcaccttgacacctttgggatattgcattggatagttttgctagtgcttaatcaaaaccatgatcttgtaacttgactaatgatatatgcaataaacattaaaacatgactttttagtaacatggaaacagggggctggagtgtttatatgcttcagattcctctccctaaggacttatctgtaagcgatcatccgggacttacagtacagctgtgagggccatatggctctggctttagctcagtatgaggatcttttctagcttgttagtggttacctttgaggcgc encodes:
- the LOC136468559 gene encoding uncharacterized protein, producing MKRQVVEAWKNMESNEDVERTAHDCQDHPQPKQEQKVQKKHEQGSKAKRNYIQGRLNNVDMTTTHGAKKVVYGIIQVNSASAIVLFDPRASHSFISSAYGKEHKITMLPMRRSVIVKTPEGEVKANRICPRVSLNIKGVKFEANLIVIELVDIDVILGIGWLSACKGVIKYAQHSVLLTTPSGERIEYEGIQPIPKDNMDKNRKEISPESELESNQHLSSITSSHPTSIPGQLNSDSKELEVSQAKVTPLFPPKFIGLRYKD